From one Rhizobium rosettiformans genomic stretch:
- a CDS encoding ArsR/SmtB family transcription factor has product MAEGPDIARIASLIGDPARSNMLLALIGGKALTATELAGAAGVTLQTASSHLSKLEEGGLLAQRKQGRHRYFALADDQVGVMIESLMSFSATRGHLRHRTGPKEPELRKARICYDHLAGDFGVRMLDSLVTQGAIRAEDEALSLTAEGETLLAGQGLDIASLRAKRRPLCRGCLDWSERRTHLAGSLGAALLSHFLDRGHARRVEESRIIRFSPEGERRFLAMFPAAD; this is encoded by the coding sequence ATGGCGGAAGGACCTGATATCGCGCGCATCGCTTCGCTGATCGGCGATCCTGCCCGCTCCAACATGCTGTTGGCGCTGATCGGCGGCAAAGCGCTGACGGCAACGGAACTGGCAGGCGCTGCCGGCGTCACGCTGCAGACGGCAAGTTCACATCTGTCGAAGCTCGAAGAGGGTGGCCTGCTTGCCCAGCGTAAACAGGGGCGGCATCGCTATTTCGCGCTGGCGGATGATCAGGTGGGCGTGATGATCGAGAGCCTGATGAGTTTTTCGGCGACGCGCGGGCACCTGCGCCACCGCACCGGGCCGAAGGAGCCGGAACTGCGCAAGGCGCGGATCTGCTACGACCATCTGGCCGGCGATTTCGGCGTACGGATGCTGGACAGCTTGGTCACGCAAGGCGCGATCCGAGCTGAGGACGAGGCGCTGTCGCTGACGGCCGAGGGCGAGACCCTGCTCGCGGGTCAGGGTCTCGATATCGCCAGCCTCAGAGCCAAGCGGCGGCCGCTCTGTCGCGGATGCCTCGACTGGAGTGAACGGCGCACTCATCTCGCGGGCTCGCTCGGGGCGGCACTGCTCTCGCATTTCCTCGATCGTGGCCATGCAAGGCGGGTGGAGGAGAGCCGGATCATCCGGTTTTCACCCGAGGGCGAGCGGCGATTTCTGGCGATGTTTCCGGCAGCAGACTGA
- a CDS encoding NIPSNAP family protein, protein MITCIIRYRIDPFGRDDFATYARNWGEAIPRCGADLVGYFAPHEGSASTAYGIYNIENLAAYEAYRARLAADPLGKANYEFARNARFILEEDRLFLKKVSSSPSSKVQP, encoded by the coding sequence ATGATCACCTGCATCATCCGTTACCGCATCGACCCCTTTGGTCGCGACGACTTCGCCACTTACGCCCGCAACTGGGGCGAGGCGATCCCTCGCTGCGGCGCCGACCTCGTGGGCTATTTCGCTCCGCATGAGGGGTCTGCGAGCACGGCCTATGGCATCTACAACATCGAAAACCTCGCAGCTTATGAAGCCTACCGAGCAAGGCTTGCTGCCGATCCGCTCGGCAAGGCCAATTATGAATTCGCCAGGAACGCCCGCTTCATCCTGGAGGAAGATCGCCTCTTCCTGAAGAAAGTTTCCAGCTCGCCATCGTCGAAGGTTCAGCCATGA
- a CDS encoding antibiotic biosynthesis monooxygenase family protein, giving the protein MIAVIFEVVPFVGERHRYLDLAGELREQLEATDGFLSVERFESLTTRGKLLSLSFWRDEEAVRRWRETEEHRAAQIAGRSGVFAAYRLRVAQVLRDYGLEDRAEAPEDSRARHG; this is encoded by the coding sequence ATGATCGCCGTCATCTTCGAGGTGGTGCCCTTCGTCGGCGAGCGCCATCGCTATCTCGATCTCGCCGGCGAATTGCGAGAGCAGCTGGAAGCGACCGACGGCTTCCTCTCCGTCGAGCGTTTCGAAAGCCTGACGACCCGCGGAAAGCTCCTGTCACTGTCCTTCTGGCGCGACGAGGAGGCCGTGCGCCGCTGGCGCGAAACGGAAGAACACCGCGCTGCCCAGATCGCCGGACGAAGCGGTGTCTTCGCCGCCTATCGCCTGCGCGTCGCCCAAGTGCTGCGCGACTACGGTCTTGAGGATCGTGCCGAGGCGCCGGAGGACAGCCGCGCACGGCACGGGTGA
- a CDS encoding GntR family transcriptional regulator, which yields MPKTRDDSSKDTVASRISRALAERIIHGELVPGSRLAQDHIAEEFGASHVPVREAFRRLEAQGLVVSLPRRGVRVASFDLKQVREVAEMRAALEVLALRHAAPNLTPEVLAAAEQAAADADDAKDVRSWEEANRRFHRLIVSTCGMPRLLSVIDDLHAVSARFLFVAWRATWEARTDHDHRAILEALKSGDPAEAVRILERHVQWIGRAPMPVPGRAETEGFAIVG from the coding sequence ATGCCCAAGACGCGCGACGATTCCTCGAAGGACACGGTGGCGAGCCGCATCAGCCGCGCGCTGGCGGAGCGCATCATCCATGGCGAACTGGTGCCTGGATCGCGTCTCGCGCAGGATCATATCGCCGAGGAATTCGGCGCAAGCCATGTGCCCGTGCGCGAAGCCTTCCGCCGGCTGGAGGCGCAGGGCTTGGTCGTCTCGCTGCCCCGTCGGGGCGTGCGGGTCGCAAGTTTCGACCTGAAACAGGTGCGCGAAGTGGCCGAGATGCGCGCCGCCCTTGAGGTCCTGGCGCTCCGCCACGCCGCCCCGAACCTCACGCCGGAGGTGCTGGCCGCCGCCGAACAGGCCGCAGCTGACGCGGACGACGCCAAGGATGTGCGCAGCTGGGAGGAGGCCAACCGCCGCTTCCATCGTCTGATCGTCTCGACCTGCGGCATGCCGCGACTGCTGTCCGTGATCGACGATCTCCACGCCGTCTCCGCCCGCTTCCTCTTCGTCGCCTGGCGCGCCACCTGGGAAGCCCGCACCGACCACGACCACCGCGCCATCCTCGAAGCCCTGAAATCAGGCGACCCTGCAGAGGCTGTCCGCATTCTCGAGCGCCACGTCCAGTGGATCGGCCGCGCGCCAATGCCTGTGCCGGGTCGCGCCGAAACCGAAGGCTTTGCCATCGTCGGTTAA
- a CDS encoding biotin transporter BioY yields MTTILAPATRGFDPLGISGRSLPMQASLLLFGTGVLALASQISVPMVPVPITMQTFALTMIGVLYGWRLGALTVLAWLGEALMGLPVLANGSGGLAPFVGPTAGYLAAFPIIAALAGYLAEKGWTGSHVVKSFIAHLSANILCLCIGGAWLGYLIGAEKGLSLGVTPFILGAVLKSALAAALLLALARRQTSRLDL; encoded by the coding sequence ATGACGACCATTCTCGCGCCCGCTACTCGCGGTTTCGATCCGCTCGGCATATCGGGCCGTTCGCTTCCCATGCAGGCCTCCCTTCTCCTCTTCGGCACGGGCGTGCTGGCGCTTGCCTCGCAGATCTCTGTGCCCATGGTGCCGGTGCCGATCACCATGCAGACCTTTGCGCTCACCATGATCGGTGTGCTCTATGGCTGGCGTCTCGGCGCACTGACCGTGCTTGCGTGGTTGGGGGAAGCGCTGATGGGCCTGCCGGTGCTGGCCAATGGCAGCGGCGGTCTTGCGCCCTTTGTCGGCCCGACGGCCGGCTATCTCGCAGCCTTCCCGATCATCGCAGCGCTCGCAGGCTACCTCGCCGAAAAGGGCTGGACGGGCAGCCACGTGGTCAAGAGCTTCATCGCCCATCTCTCCGCCAACATCCTGTGCTTGTGCATCGGCGGCGCCTGGCTTGGCTATCTGATCGGTGCCGAAAAGGGCTTGAGCCTCGGCGTCACACCCTTCATCCTCGGTGCCGTCCTGAAATCCGCGCTCGCTGCTGCTCTGCTGCTGGCGCTGGCCCGCCGCCAGACGAGCAGGCTCGACCTCTGA
- a CDS encoding DUF1284 domain-containing protein has product MTVRLRAHHLLCVLTYVGRGYSPAFVENYEAIATRLSEGEEIELVAGPDDICGPLTADPEAHCHGPGVIERDRVAADAIARLIGSPLPPGARLTPSAALIARLRKTFATGEIRAACSGCEWAGLCDHVADGDYLGVKVSVYHSCEK; this is encoded by the coding sequence ATGACCGTCCGGCTCCGCGCCCACCACCTGCTCTGCGTGCTGACCTATGTCGGCAGGGGCTATTCGCCCGCCTTCGTCGAGAATTACGAGGCAATCGCCACGCGTCTTTCCGAAGGCGAGGAGATCGAGCTGGTGGCGGGGCCGGACGATATCTGCGGCCCGCTGACCGCAGATCCGGAGGCTCATTGCCATGGGCCAGGCGTCATCGAGCGGGACCGGGTGGCAGCAGACGCCATCGCCCGCCTGATCGGCAGCCCGCTGCCGCCGGGCGCCCGCCTCACGCCATCAGCCGCACTCATCGCCCGCCTCCGGAAAACCTTCGCCACCGGCGAGATCCGCGCGGCCTGTTCGGGCTGCGAATGGGCGGGCCTTTGCGATCATGTCGCGGATGGCGACTATCTGGGTGTGAAGGTGAGTGTCTACCACTCCTGCGAAAAATGA
- a CDS encoding DUF1902 domain-containing protein, producing MNMRSIIVRATWDDEAEVWVATSHDIEGLAVESESMEKLQPKVMAAVADLLELNGVGSDLPEIPVHIVAEQIGKVPNPSF from the coding sequence ATGAACATGCGGTCAATCATCGTGCGCGCGACCTGGGACGACGAGGCTGAGGTCTGGGTGGCCACAAGCCATGATATCGAAGGTCTTGCGGTTGAGTCGGAGAGCATGGAAAAGCTTCAACCGAAGGTCATGGCGGCTGTCGCAGATCTATTGGAGCTGAACGGGGTCGGCTCGGATCTGCCGGAAATTCCTGTACACATTGTTGCCGAACAGATCGGCAAGGTGCCGAACCCGAGCTTTTGA
- a CDS encoding MmcQ/YjbR family DNA-binding protein, with protein sequence MITLDMLRQIILALPTTEETTSWNAVSFKVNGKAMLFWNPTHDCPVFKVPFEERDHLIEMEPDTFFTTDHHRPHRLVLARPDRLDLEWARENLTRVWRAQAKKAVVKAWDSGR encoded by the coding sequence ATGATCACCCTCGACATGCTCCGCCAGATCATCCTTGCCCTGCCGACCACGGAGGAAACCACCTCCTGGAATGCCGTGTCCTTCAAGGTCAACGGCAAGGCCATGCTGTTCTGGAACCCGACCCATGACTGTCCGGTCTTTAAGGTCCCTTTCGAGGAGCGCGACCACCTGATCGAGATGGAGCCCGACACCTTTTTCACCACTGATCATCACCGACCCCATCGGCTGGTGCTCGCCCGTCCGGACCGGCTCGACCTCGAATGGGCGCGCGAAAACCTGACGCGTGTCTGGCGAGCGCAGGCGAAGAAAGCGGTGGTGAAGGCCTGGGATTCGGGGCGGTGA
- a CDS encoding site-specific DNA-methyltransferase — translation MASVFPIAELRRSSDPLAWVDSIIKGDCVSALEALPDKSVDVIFADPPYNLQLGGALHRPDQSLVDACDDEWDQFASFEAYDAFTRAWLLACRRVLKPTGTIWVIGSYHNIFRVGATLQDLNFWILNDIVWRKTNPMPNFKGRRFQNAHETMIWASPDPKAKGYTFNYDALKASNDDVQMRSDWLFPICSGGERLKGDDGKKVHPTQKPEALLARVIMASTKPGDIVLDPFFGSGTTGAVAKRLGRHFVGIEREQDYIDAASARIAAVEPLGKVELTVLTGKKAEPRVAFNVLLEAGLVKPGQVLTDAKRRHSAIIRADGTLTANGEAGSIHRVGAKVQGLDACNGWTFWHVEEKGALKPIDDLRSIIRSRMGGLE, via the coding sequence ATGGCTTCTGTATTTCCGATTGCCGAACTCCGCCGTTCGTCCGACCCGCTTGCCTGGGTCGACAGCATCATCAAGGGCGATTGCGTCTCCGCTCTCGAAGCCCTTCCCGACAAATCCGTCGACGTTATCTTCGCCGATCCGCCGTATAACCTGCAGCTCGGCGGTGCCCTGCATCGTCCCGACCAGTCGCTCGTCGATGCCTGCGACGACGAATGGGACCAGTTCGCCTCGTTCGAAGCCTATGATGCCTTCACCCGCGCCTGGCTCTTGGCCTGCCGCCGCGTGCTGAAGCCGACAGGCACGATCTGGGTCATCGGCTCCTATCACAACATTTTCCGCGTCGGCGCGACGCTTCAGGACCTGAATTTCTGGATCCTCAACGACATCGTCTGGCGCAAGACCAACCCGATGCCGAACTTCAAGGGTCGTCGCTTCCAGAACGCCCATGAGACCATGATCTGGGCCTCGCCCGATCCGAAGGCCAAGGGTTATACCTTCAATTACGATGCCCTAAAGGCCTCGAACGATGACGTGCAGATGCGCTCCGACTGGCTCTTCCCGATCTGCTCGGGCGGCGAACGGCTGAAGGGCGATGACGGCAAGAAGGTCCATCCGACCCAGAAGCCGGAAGCGCTTCTCGCCCGCGTCATCATGGCCTCCACCAAGCCGGGCGACATCGTGCTCGATCCCTTCTTCGGCTCTGGCACCACGGGTGCGGTCGCCAAGCGTCTCGGTCGCCATTTCGTCGGCATCGAGCGCGAGCAGGATTACATCGATGCGGCCTCGGCCCGCATTGCCGCCGTCGAGCCTTTGGGCAAGGTCGAACTGACTGTCCTGACCGGCAAGAAGGCCGAACCCCGCGTCGCCTTCAACGTGCTGCTGGAGGCCGGCCTCGTGAAGCCCGGCCAGGTCCTGACCGATGCCAAGCGCCGCCATTCCGCCATCATCCGTGCCGATGGCACGTTGACGGCAAATGGCGAGGCGGGCTCGATCCACCGCGTTGGTGCCAAGGTGCAAGGGCTCGATGCCTGCAATGGCTGGACCTTCTGGCATGTCGAAGAAAAGGGCGCCCTGAAGCCGATCGACGACCTGCGCTCGATCATCCGCAGCCGCATGGGCGGCCTGGAGTAA
- a CDS encoding XRE family transcriptional regulator: MVRALDDLLAELPSEKRKDLEARGQARLEDYRTLQELRKSRDLTQEKLAALLGINQENVSRLERRNDLLLSTLRDYVEAMGGDLEIVARFPDREPVRLSGLLQDTETERPSKE; encoded by the coding sequence ATGGTACGTGCCTTGGACGATCTGCTGGCGGAACTGCCGAGCGAAAAGCGGAAGGACCTCGAAGCGCGCGGTCAGGCTCGGCTTGAGGACTATCGGACCCTGCAGGAACTGCGCAAATCCCGGGATCTGACGCAGGAGAAGCTTGCCGCCCTGCTCGGCATCAATCAGGAGAACGTCTCGCGCCTCGAACGGCGCAACGATCTGCTGTTGTCGACGCTGAGAGACTATGTGGAGGCTATGGGAGGAGATCTGGAAATCGTCGCTCGCTTTCCGGATAGGGAACCCGTGCGGCTGAGTGGCCTTCTCCAGGATACGGAGACGGAACGCCCATCGAAGGAATAA
- a CDS encoding type II toxin-antitoxin system RelE/ParE family toxin, translated as MSWPVLLHPDFEPEFQALPEAVRDEIFVSLPMMKTYGPTLGRPWVDTLKGSRFANMKELRFRAADGVWRLAFAFDPKRQAILLVAADKSGVSEQRFYKVLIDKADRRFAAHLKTVEGE; from the coding sequence ATGAGTTGGCCCGTTCTTCTGCATCCGGATTTCGAGCCGGAGTTTCAGGCCCTGCCGGAAGCGGTGCGGGATGAAATCTTCGTCTCGCTGCCGATGATGAAAACCTACGGGCCGACGCTTGGCAGGCCCTGGGTGGACACGCTCAAAGGGTCGCGCTTCGCCAATATGAAGGAGCTGCGGTTTCGAGCGGCCGATGGTGTCTGGCGACTCGCCTTTGCCTTTGATCCGAAGCGGCAGGCGATCCTGCTGGTCGCAGCCGACAAATCCGGCGTGAGCGAGCAGCGGTTCTACAAGGTGCTGATCGACAAGGCCGACAGACGCTTTGCCGCGCACTTAAAAACTGTCGAGGGTGAATGA
- a CDS encoding HAD family hydrolase, whose protein sequence is MTEIRHIVFDIGKVLIHYDPNLPYQRIIPDADERAEFFATVCTHDWNIEQDRGRSWADAEALLISEFPEKEAHIRAFRKHWAEMVPHAYEDSVSIMTGLIDSGRDVTMLTNFAADTFSEARKMYPFLNLPRGVTVSGEVGLIKPDVAIYERHAKDFGLSPEHSVFIDDSLANVEGARAAGWQALHFTGAEKLKADLQALSVSA, encoded by the coding sequence ATGACCGAAATCCGCCATATCGTCTTCGACATCGGCAAGGTGCTGATCCATTACGATCCCAACCTGCCTTATCAGCGGATCATCCCGGACGCCGACGAGCGGGCGGAGTTCTTCGCAACGGTCTGCACGCATGACTGGAATATCGAGCAGGACCGCGGCCGCAGCTGGGCCGATGCCGAAGCGCTGCTGATCTCAGAGTTTCCCGAGAAGGAAGCGCATATCCGCGCTTTCCGCAAACACTGGGCCGAGATGGTGCCGCATGCCTATGAGGACAGCGTTTCCATCATGACCGGTCTGATCGATTCGGGCCGCGACGTGACCATGCTCACCAACTTCGCCGCCGATACCTTTTCCGAAGCGCGCAAGATGTATCCCTTCCTCAACCTGCCGCGCGGCGTGACGGTCTCAGGCGAAGTGGGCCTGATCAAACCTGATGTGGCGATCTATGAGCGGCATGCGAAGGATTTTGGGCTTTCGCCAGAGCACTCCGTCTTCATCGACGACAGTCTAGCGAATGTCGAAGGCGCGCGGGCTGCCGGCTGGCAGGCTTTGCATTTTACGGGTGCGGAAAAACTTAAGGCGGATCTGCAGGCGCTGAGCGTCTCTGCCTGA
- the mutY gene encoding A/G-specific adenine glycosylase, producing the protein MTGVTLPSKAPTRPTAATLLAWYDRHHRELPWRISPAAAKRGVRPDPYHIWMSEVMLQQTTVAAVKAYFAKFVSRWPTVKDLAEAPNEDVMAAWAGLGYYARARNLKKCAEAVALEHGGVFPDTEEGLRALPGIGDYTSAAVAAIAFNRPSAVMDGNVERVISRLFAIEAPLPGSKPQMKAKVAELTPTDRPGDFAQAMMDLGATICTPKRPACALCPFNDACVALATDEPERFPVKAAKKAKPLRLGAAFIAVDREGQILLRKRIDSGLLGGMTEVPTTEWTSRQDSETGIEGAPFPADWQAAGAISHVFTHFELRLSVFRVGPIDRPPVNHGFWVPVTELDGQALPTVMKKAIAAAIPTAFPTLKG; encoded by the coding sequence ATGACCGGCGTGACACTCCCCAGCAAAGCACCGACAAGACCGACGGCCGCCACGCTTCTTGCCTGGTATGACCGGCATCATCGCGAGCTTCCCTGGCGCATCTCGCCCGCAGCGGCGAAGCGCGGAGTAAGACCCGATCCCTATCACATCTGGATGTCAGAGGTGATGCTGCAGCAGACGACGGTTGCGGCGGTGAAGGCCTACTTTGCCAAGTTCGTCAGCCGTTGGCCGACGGTGAAAGATCTTGCGGAGGCGCCGAACGAGGATGTCATGGCCGCCTGGGCAGGGCTTGGCTATTACGCCCGCGCACGCAATCTGAAGAAATGCGCGGAGGCGGTGGCATTAGAGCATGGCGGCGTGTTTCCCGATACCGAAGAGGGGTTGCGCGCACTTCCGGGCATTGGCGACTATACCTCGGCGGCAGTTGCGGCGATCGCTTTCAACCGGCCATCCGCCGTCATGGACGGCAATGTCGAGCGCGTGATCTCGCGGCTCTTTGCCATCGAGGCGCCGCTTCCGGGATCCAAGCCGCAGATGAAGGCGAAGGTGGCGGAACTGACGCCGACCGACCGGCCCGGGGACTTTGCCCAGGCGATGATGGATCTGGGGGCCACGATCTGCACGCCGAAGCGTCCGGCCTGCGCGCTCTGTCCGTTCAACGATGCTTGCGTCGCGCTCGCGACCGACGAGCCGGAGCGTTTTCCGGTGAAGGCGGCAAAGAAGGCGAAACCGCTGCGCCTCGGCGCTGCCTTCATCGCGGTCGATCGCGAAGGACAGATCCTCCTGCGCAAGCGCATCGACAGCGGGCTTCTCGGCGGCATGACGGAAGTGCCGACGACCGAGTGGACCTCGCGACAGGACAGCGAGACGGGGATCGAGGGTGCCCCCTTCCCCGCCGACTGGCAGGCGGCGGGCGCGATCTCCCATGTCTTCACCCATTTCGAGCTCAGGCTTTCGGTATTCCGCGTCGGGCCGATCGACCGCCCCCCCGTCAATCACGGTTTCTGGGTGCCGGTCACCGAACTTGATGGTCAAGCGCTGCCGACTGTCATGAAGAAAGCAATTGCAGCGGCTATTCCAACCGCCTTTCCAACACTCAAAGGTTAA
- a CDS encoding DUF721 domain-containing protein, with product MATFKGANQISEIANGIVDPVLARRAGINTALLGSWEDIVGEGFADCTRPEKIAWPRRSDLPEDGGHRPGVLTVACEGARALFLSHAQGELIARINGFFGYPAIGQVRIVQKPVSVATTRPRIRKLEGEKARRLEAMMDGIENENLRRAVERLGTAVLQAKRK from the coding sequence ATGGCCACGTTCAAGGGCGCAAACCAGATTTCCGAGATTGCCAATGGCATCGTCGACCCGGTGCTGGCAAGGCGTGCGGGCATCAACACGGCGCTGCTCGGCTCCTGGGAAGACATTGTCGGCGAAGGTTTTGCCGATTGCACCCGGCCTGAAAAGATCGCCTGGCCACGCCGCTCCGATCTGCCTGAGGATGGCGGCCACCGTCCGGGCGTGCTCACGGTTGCCTGCGAGGGCGCGCGTGCGCTCTTTCTCTCCCATGCCCAGGGCGAGCTGATCGCCCGCATCAACGGCTTCTTCGGCTATCCCGCAATCGGCCAGGTACGCATCGTCCAGAAACCGGTTTCGGTGGCGACCACCAGACCCCGTATCCGCAAGCTTGAAGGTGAGAAGGCCCGCCGGCTGGAAGCGATGATGGACGGCATCGAAAACGAGAACCTGCGTCGCGCCGTCGAGCGTCTGGGTACTGCCGTTTTGCAGGCAAAGCGCAAATAG
- a CDS encoding SulP family inorganic anion transporter — translation MNIHNPAPAPDRKAAVDVVSRQRAWRYPVPSAARRHVAPVLFALIAGIDGLGTSIAFAALIFAGPLAAGFSMGVGVILLSSIVMALWIALRSRYPSSIGQVQEASIAILATAIAAATLQLELAPEEVKVATAFAILGSSAVVTGTVFWLFGLGRFGRLVRFMPYPVVAGFLAGSGWLLIQGAVMMIIGDRNLVDLLVRPEGQQAIANLYVAVVFSIVMVFAIRRSTSPLTMPLILIGGGLLFYGMLAVIGVESEQARAMQWLPAMSADQGFALPNPVEVVASADWSVVLHALPAIISVALLGMVGLLLNTSGLEVATRQEIDADAELRTTGIANIVAGGFGGAPGFTGLSMTLLANRMGAKARSVGIATALMLALMLPFAGELAGAMPTFVAAGLMIALGIELIQDWLWRTRTQLPRMEWLVVLAIPLGMAAFGFMGGMALGLALSIASFVYNYARLSVIRVNASLRERKSSIDRPPAENSLIELEGEQVQVLELQEFLFFGTAEQIIEAIRRRQQDRSRLSLRFVVIDFRRVSGMDAAAAATFVKIRNLLAGSEIELVFSSLSPEIEQALARNGIDFVSDPSVGRERDLDHALERCEERLIAAISREETWQDIEDYFAQTIGPSARLKDLVASMEEIRLQTGDRFIRAGEPGEDLFLLWTGRAKVEAVLANGKRLRLRTVKPGVVLGEIAIYRGGPRTADVVAEVPSTVYRLARRQLRYLEQADPELALLVHRLCATTLAERLTIANRVVQSLHE, via the coding sequence GTGAACATCCACAATCCAGCGCCAGCCCCGGATCGCAAGGCTGCGGTCGATGTCGTCTCACGACAGCGGGCATGGCGCTATCCGGTTCCAAGCGCGGCGAGACGCCATGTCGCTCCCGTGTTGTTCGCACTGATCGCCGGCATCGATGGCCTCGGCACCAGCATCGCCTTTGCCGCGCTGATCTTTGCCGGGCCGCTGGCGGCGGGCTTTTCCATGGGCGTCGGCGTCATCCTGCTCTCCAGCATCGTCATGGCTCTGTGGATTGCCTTGCGCAGCCGCTATCCCTCGAGCATCGGACAGGTGCAGGAGGCAAGCATCGCTATCCTTGCGACCGCGATTGCCGCCGCCACCCTGCAGCTCGAACTGGCCCCCGAGGAGGTCAAGGTCGCCACTGCCTTTGCCATCCTCGGATCGAGCGCCGTGGTCACCGGTACGGTTTTCTGGCTTTTCGGCCTTGGCCGGTTCGGCCGGCTGGTGCGCTTCATGCCCTATCCGGTTGTCGCCGGTTTCCTCGCCGGCTCCGGCTGGCTGCTCATCCAGGGCGCCGTGATGATGATCATCGGCGACCGCAACCTCGTCGATCTCCTGGTCCGCCCCGAGGGGCAGCAGGCGATCGCCAATCTCTATGTCGCCGTTGTCTTTTCGATTGTCATGGTCTTTGCCATCAGGCGCTCGACGAGCCCATTGACCATGCCGCTCATCCTCATTGGCGGCGGTCTCCTTTTTTATGGCATGCTGGCGGTGATCGGTGTCGAAAGCGAGCAGGCAAGGGCAATGCAGTGGTTGCCGGCCATGTCTGCGGATCAGGGTTTTGCCCTCCCGAACCCCGTCGAAGTCGTCGCCTCTGCCGATTGGTCGGTGGTCCTCCATGCCCTGCCGGCGATCATCTCGGTGGCGCTGCTCGGCATGGTCGGGCTGCTGCTCAACACCAGTGGCCTGGAGGTCGCGACCCGCCAGGAAATCGATGCCGATGCCGAACTGCGCACGACCGGCATCGCCAATATCGTGGCTGGCGGCTTCGGTGGTGCGCCCGGCTTTACCGGTCTGTCCATGACGCTGCTGGCAAACCGCATGGGGGCTAAGGCCCGTTCCGTCGGTATCGCGACTGCCCTCATGCTGGCGCTGATGCTGCCCTTTGCCGGCGAACTGGCCGGCGCCATGCCGACTTTCGTGGCCGCCGGTCTGATGATCGCGCTCGGCATTGAACTGATCCAGGACTGGCTCTGGCGCACACGCACGCAACTGCCGCGCATGGAGTGGCTGGTCGTCCTCGCCATTCCCCTCGGCATGGCCGCCTTCGGTTTCATGGGCGGCATGGCCCTCGGCCTCGCGCTCTCCATCGCCAGCTTCGTTTACAATTATGCCCGTCTCTCGGTTATCCGCGTCAACGCCTCGCTGCGCGAACGCAAGAGCAGCATCGACCGCCCGCCGGCAGAAAACAGCCTGATCGAGCTGGAGGGCGAACAGGTCCAGGTGCTGGAATTGCAGGAATTTCTGTTCTTCGGAACGGCAGAACAGATCATCGAGGCGATCCGGCGCCGACAGCAGGATCGCAGCCGCCTGTCGCTGCGCTTTGTCGTCATCGATTTCCGCCGCGTGAGCGGCATGGATGCGGCCGCTGCCGCCACCTTTGTCAAGATCCGCAACCTCTTGGCCGGCAGCGAGATCGAGCTCGTCTTCAGCAGCCTCTCGCCCGAGATCGAGCAGGCCCTCGCCAGAAACGGCATCGATTTCGTCTCCGACCCTTCTGTCGGCCGCGAGCGTGATCTCGACCATGCCCTGGAGCGCTGTGAGGAACGGCTGATCGCCGCCATCAGTCGCGAAGAGACCTGGCAGGATATCGAGGATTATTTCGCCCAGACCATTGGCCCGAGTGCAAGGCTCAAGGACCTGGTCGCCTCGATGGAGGAAATCCGCCTGCAGACGGGTGATCGTTTCATCCGGGCGGGGGAACCGGGAGAGGATCTCTTCCTACTCTGGACGGGCCGCGCCAAGGTCGAGGCCGTGCTCGCCAACGGCAAGCGCCTGCGTTTGAGAACCGTCAAGCCTGGCGTCGTGCTCGGCGAGATCGCCATCTATCGCGGTGGCCCGCGCACGGCTGACGTCGTCGCGGAAGTGCCCTCGACCGTCTATCGCCTGGCCCGGCGCCAGCTGCGTTATCTCGAGCAGGCCGATCCCGAGCTGGCGCTTCTCGTCCACCGCCTCTGTGCCACCACGCTCGCCGAACGCCTGACCATCGCCAACCGGGTTGTCCAGTCGCTGCACGAGTAG